The Danaus plexippus chromosome 17, MEX_DaPlex, whole genome shotgun sequence genome contains the following window.
AATTCCCTGTACACGGACCATTCGCAGTCCGCATCCCGACGCCGCCGGGCAAACCGCGGGTTATTATGACGAGTAAGCGTAAACGTGAGCGCGACAATGAAGCTGTGCGTCAAGTTAAGCGTCAACGGCGCCGCAAACGATCTCGCAGCGAACCTTTAATGAATGATTCAGATAACGCTGAGAAGCGTCAAGCGCTGAAGCGTTTGTTTGGGAGATTCTGTTCTGTGGAAATGGAAAATGAACAACAGGATTCTGATGAATTATTTGATGACAATGAAAACGAAAGAT
Protein-coding sequences here:
- the LOC116771393 gene encoding uncharacterized protein LOC116771393; the encoded protein is MTSKRKRERDNEAVRQVKRQRRRKRSRSEPLMNDSDNAEKRQALKRLFGRFCSVEMENEQQDSDELFDDNENERSNGYVDENDDPLLDSVPVDMDPEQLGFLVCAQETLRFLHGRGISTEHPVFTRLRLRLLRGIGEMAMA